One window of Sardina pilchardus chromosome 2, fSarPil1.1, whole genome shotgun sequence genomic DNA carries:
- the ephb3a gene encoding ephrin type-B receptor 3, giving the protein MTMDYLLFICSLLLPAVFGVEETLMDSKWATTELAWTTYPESGWEEVSGYDDNMNPIRTYQVCNVKEPNQNNWLRSDFIPRKGVLRVYVELKFSVRDCASIPNIPGSCKETFNLFYYESDRDSATESSPAWRETPYVKVDTIAPDESFSLLVSGRVNTKVRSFGPLSKEGFYLAFQDLGACMSLISARVFFKKCSTTIASFAVFPETATGAEATSLVIASGACVPNAAEVSVPLKLYCNGDGEWMVPVGSCTCMAGFEPAMKDTQCQACPPGTFKSEQGQGFCSPCPPNSRTSARASNLCPCQNGFYRADSDSPDAPCTTVPSAPRSVISSVNETSVSLEWAEPRELGGRRDVVYNVVCKKCLHSGGACSRCDSNVDVSPRRLGLAERWAAVRNLQAHTRYSFEIQAVNGVSAKSPATPNYATVNITTNQAAPSAVPTVLLMRATAGTMSLSWLPPEQPNGVILDYEIKYHEKGEAFSHTVTAQHSSARVEGLKAGTAYMVQVRARTVAGYGRYSFAVEFSTNEHSDPERSVQDQLPLIVGSATAGFVVIIALVVIAVVCLRKQRTGSELEYTEKLQQYVTPGVKVYIDPFTYEDPNEAVHEFAREIDISCVKIEEVIGAGEFGEVCRGRLKQPGRKEAAVAIKTLKAGYTERQRRDFLAEASIMGQFDHPNVIHLEGVLTRSCPVLIVTEFMENGALDSFLRMNDGRFTVTQLVGMLRGIASGMKYLSEMNYVHRDLAARNVLVNSNLVCKVSDFGLSRFLDDNSADPTYTSSLGGKIPIRWTAPEAIAFRKFTSASDVWSYGIVMWEVMSFGERPYWDMSNQDVMNAVEQDYRLPPPMDCPTVLHQLMLECWLKERNQRPKFAQIVSTLDKLLRNAASLKVVTSSHSGDLLQVGGTLPGHQRKSLTLGGTQDMRQQMSQTLPIRV; this is encoded by the exons ATGACAATGGATTACTTGCTGTTTATATGCAGCTTATTGCTCCCGGCGGTGTTCGGTGTTGAAG AAACTCTCATGGACAGCAAGTGGGCTACCACAGAGCTCGCCTGGACCACCTATCCTGAAAGCGGG TGGGAAGAGGTGAGCGGCTACGACGACAACATGAACCCCATCCGGACGTACCAGGTGTGCAACGTGAAGGAGCCCAACCAGAACAACTGGCTGCGCTCCGACTTCATCCCGCGCAAGGGCGTCCTGCGCGTCTACGTGGAGCTCAAGTTCTCGGTGCGCGACTGCGCCAGCATCCCCAACATCCCCGGCTCGTGCAAGGAGACGTTCAACCTGTTCTACTACGAGTCGGACCGGGACAGCGCCACCGAGTCCAGCCCGGCGTGGCGGGAGACACCCTACGTGAAGGTGGACACCATCGCGCCGGACGAGAGCTTCTCGCTGCTGGTGTCGGGCCGCGTCAACACCAAGGTGCGCAGCTTCGGCCCGCTGTCCAAGGAGGGCTTCTACCTGGCCTTCCAGGACCTGGGCGCGTGCATGTCGCTCATCTCCGCCCGCGTCTTCTTCAAGAAGTGCTCCACCACCATCGCCAGCTTCGCCGTCTTCCCCGAGACGGCCACGGGCGCCGAGGCCACCTCGCTGGTCATCGCCTCGGGCGCCTGCGTGCCCAACGCCGCCGAGGTGTCCGTCCCCCTCAAGCTCTACTGCAACGGGGACGGCGAGTGGATGGTTCCCGTGGGCTCCTGCACCTGCATGGCTGGCTTCGAGCCGGCCATGAAAGACACGCAATGCCAAG CGTGCCCTCCTGGCACCTTCAAGTCGGAGCAGGGCCAGGGCTTCTGCTCGCCCTGTCCACCCAACAGCAGGACCAGTGCCAGGGCCTCCAACCTCTGCCCGTGTCAAAATGGCTTCTACCGGGCCGACTCGGACTCGCCGGACGCTCCGTGCACCA ccgtgCCCTCCGCCCCGCGAAGCGTCATCTCCAGCGTCAACGAGACGTCGGTGTCCCTGGAGTGGGCGGAGCCGCGGGAGCTGGGCGGCCGGCGCGACGTGGTCTACAACGTGGTGTGCAAGAAGTGCCTGCACAGCGGCGGCGCCTGCTCGCGCTGCGACAGCAACGTGGACGTGTCGCCGCGGCGACTGGGCCTGGCCGAGCGCTGGGCGGCCGTCAGGAACCTGCAGGCGCACACGCGCTACAGCTTCGAGATCCAGGCCGTCAACGGCGTCTCGGCCAAGAGCCCCGCCACGCCCAACTACGCCACCGTCAACATCACCACCAACCAAGCAG CTCCGTCGGCCGTCCCCACTGTGCTGCTGATGAGGGCCACGGCTGGAACCATGAGCCTCTCCTGGCTGCCGCCTGAACAGCCCAATGGAGTCATCCTGGATTATGAGATTAAATACCACGAGAAG GGAGAGGCGTTTTCCCACACAGTGACTGCCCAACACAGCTCTGCCAGGGTGGAGGGCCTGAAGGCGGGCACTGCCTACATGGTGCAGGTCCGCGCTCGCACCGTAGCCGGATACGGGCGCTACAGCTTCGCGGTGGAGTTCAGTACCAACGAACACA GTGACCCAGAAAGGTCTGTGCAAGATCAGCTGCCACTCATCGTGGGCTCTGCCACAGCAGGGTTTGTTGTCATTATCGCCCTGGTTGTCATCGCCGTCGTCTGCCTCAG gaaGCAGCGCACGGGCTCAGAACTGGAGTACACAGAGAAGCTGCAGCAGTATG TCACCCCCGGTGTGAAAGTGTACATCGACCCCTTCACATACGAGGACCCTAATGAGGCCGTCCACGAGTTTGCCAGAGAGATCGACATCTCCTGCGTGAAGATCGAGGAAGTGATCGGCGCAG GGGAGTTCGGCGAGGTGTGCCGGGGGCGCCTGAAGCAGCCGGGCCGCAAGGAGGCGGCCGTGGCCATCAAGACGCTGAAGGCCGGCTACACCGAGCGCCAGCGCCGGGACTTCCTGGCCGAGGCGAGCATCATGGGCCAGTTCGACCACCCCAACGTCATCCACCTGGAGGGCGTGCTGACCCGAAGCTGCCCCGTGCTCATCGTCACCGAGTTCATGGAGAACGGCGCGCTGGACTCCTTCCTCAGG ATGAATGATGGGCGGTTCACCGTGACTCAGCTGGTGGGGATGCTGCGCGGCATCGCCTCGGGGATGAAGTACCTCTCCGAGATGAACTACGTCCACCGCGACCTGGCCGCCCGCAACGTCCTGGTCAACAGCAACCTGGTCTGCAAGGTGTCCGACTTCGGCCTGTCCCGCTTCCTGGACGACAACTCCGCCGACCCCACCTACACCAGCTCCCTG GGGGGGAAGATCCCGATCCGCTGGACTGCCCCCGAGGCCATCGCCTTCCGCAAGTTCACCTCGGCCAGCGACGTGTGGAGCTACGGCATCGTGATGTGGGAGGTGATGTCATTCGGAGAGAGGCCTTACTGGGACATGAGCAACCAAGAT GTGATGAATGCAGTGGAGCAGGACTACCGGCTGCCCCCGCCCATGGACTGCCCCACGGTGCTGCACCAGCTCATGCTGGAGTGCTGGCTCAAGGAGCGGAACCAGAGGCCCAAGTTTGCCCAGATCGTCAGCACGCTCGACAAGCTGCTCCGCAACGCCGCCAGCCTTAAGGTGGTGACCAGCTCACACTCAGG GGATCTCCTGCAGGTCGGCGGGACGCTGCCGGGCCATCAGAGGAAGAGCCTAACATTAGGTGGCACGCAGGACATGCGGCAGCAGATGAGCCAAACGCTTCCTATCCGCGTCTGA
- the pcolce2a gene encoding procollagen C-endopeptidase enhancer 2 codes for MRTIVLNFLVSLFFIGILTQSHRRPKPVFTCGGNITGESGVFGSQGYPGVYPAYTKCVWKITVPRGKVVSLSFRVLDLESDTLCRYDFVDVYDGHINGQRLGRFCGTSRPGALVTNGNKMQVTMVSDANTAGSGFLAVFAGVRSNEKGNRYCGGLLDRPSGSLKTPNWPEKDYPAGVTCTWHIVAPRNQIIELKFEKFDVERDNYCRYDHVAIFNGAEASDATRIGRFCGDSPPTPIYSDGNRLLIQFLSDLSLTADGFIGHYQFRPKDSIISTRRPPTATITTPSTPAVTTGPVEALCRQKCRRTGVIDSHYCSSNFVITGTLVSAALREESLHAVLAIIGVYKQGSLAIQQAGKSLSARMVILCRKCPLVRRGLNYIVMGQTDEEGRGVIAPHHFVMAFKGKRHRELSVLKNIHC; via the exons ATGAGGACTATCGTTTTGAACTTCTTGGTATCGCTTTTCTTCATCGGGATCCTGACGCAATCTCACCGGAG GCCTAAACCGGTTTTTACCTGTGGAGGAAACATTACTGGGGAGTCTGGCGTCTTTGGTAGTCAGGGATACCCAGGTGTCTACCCAGCATATACCAAATGTGTGTGGAAAATTACG GTGCCTCGCGGCAAGGTGGTGTCGCTCTCTTTCCGCGTGCTTGACCTGGAGAGTGACACCTTGTGCAGGTATGACTTCGTGGATGTGTATGACGGGCACATCAATGGCCAGCGGCTGGGACGCTTTTGCGGGACTTCCAGGCCAGGTGCTCTCGTCACCAATGGCAACAAGATGCAGGTGACGATGGTGTCCGACGCCAACACAGCAGGTAGTGGATTTCTGGCTGTATTCGCCGGTGTGCGGTCCAACGAGAAAG GGAATCGATACTGCGGAGGCCTTCTGGACAGACCGTCTGGCTCCCTGAAGACTCCCAACTGGCCCGAGAAGGACTACCCTGCCGGCGTCACCTGCACCTGGCACATTGTAGCTCCCCGAAACCAG ATCATCGAGCTGAAGTTCGAGAAGTTTGACGTCGAGAGGGACAACTACTGCCGCTACGACCACGTGGCCATCTTCAACGGGGCGGAGGCCAGCGACGCCACGCGTATCGGGAGGTTCTGTGGCGACAGCCCCCCCAC CCCAATTTACTCTGATGGCAACCGTCTCCTCATTCAGTTCCTGTCTGACCTGAGTTTAACGGCGGATGGTTTCATCGGTCATTACCAGTTCAGGCCCAAGGACTCCATCATCAGCACTAGGAGACCACCcaccgccaccatcaccaccccctccacacctGCTGTGACCACAGGGCCAGTGG AGGCTCTGTGCAGGCAGAAATGCAGGCGGACTGGGGTGATTGACAGCCACTACTGCTCGAGCAACTTCG TGATCACCGGCACGCTGGTGTCGGCGGCCCTGCGAGAGGAGAGCCTGCACGCCGTCCTCGCCATCATCGGCGTGTACAAGCAGGGCAGCCTGGCCATCCAGCAGGCGGGGAAGAGCCTCAGCGCCCGCATGGTGATCCTCTGCCGCAAGTGCCCCCTGGTCAGGAGAG GCCTGAACTACATTGTTATGGGCCAGACGGatgaggagggaaggggggtgATCGCGCCCCACCACTTTGTGATGGCCTTCAAAGGCAAGAGGCACAGAGAGCTGAGCGTGCTGAAGAACATTCACTGCTGA